In a single window of the Nicotiana tomentosiformis chromosome 10, ASM39032v3, whole genome shotgun sequence genome:
- the LOC138900066 gene encoding uncharacterized protein: MITIPAATPVVRPSIGGGQVSRDCPRGGDQPCDAPARFDAFLARPDAIFICSKDATVLFDPWSTYAYVSSLITHFLGVPRESLRTPLYVSMLVGTAVVVDQIYRSCIVNFYGYESRADLLLHDMTYFEVILGMDWLSPYHAVLDCHAKTFTLAIPKSPRLERKGSCVSTSSRVISFQKARRMVEKGCLAYLAYVRDTAAATPTIDSVPVVQEFSDVFPSDLPGMPPDRDIDICIDLAPVTQPISIPPYCMASKELKEWA; this comes from the coding sequence ATGATTACCATACCAGCTGCTACACCAGTCGTCCGGCCATCCATAGGCGGAGGGCAGGTGAGTAGGGattgtcctagaggtggagaccagccatgTGACGCTCCAGCTAGGTTCGATGCCTTTctagccagaccagatgcaattTTTATCTGCAGTAAGGATGCtacggtactatttgatccatggTCTACGTATGCATATGTTTCATCTCTTATCACTCATTTTCTGGGTGTTCCTCGCGAGTCCTTGCGCACTCCTTTATATGTATCCATGCTAGTGGGAACtgctgttgttgtggatcagatttACCGGTCTTGTATCGTGAATTTCTATGGTTATGAGAGtagagcggatcttctattgCATGATATGACctactttgaggtcatcctgggcatggactggttgtctccatatcatgccgtccttgattgccatgcaaaGACTTTTACCTTGGCGATACCAAAGTCGCCTAGATTGGAGAGGAAGGGTTCAtgtgtcagtacatctagtcgggttatctctttccaGAAGGCTCGACGCATGGtagagaagggttgtttggcttatctagcttatgttcgggatactgctGCAGCGACTccaacgattgattcagtgcccgtggtgcaggagttctctgatgtgtttccttctgatctaccaggcatgccaccagatcgtgatatcgatatctgtattgatttggctccagttacccagcctatctctattccaccgtactgcATGGcttcgaaagagttgaaggaatggGCTTGA
- the LOC138900067 gene encoding uncharacterized protein encodes MGEHERHLRVVLQSLREQTLYAKFSKCEFWLDSVAFLGNVVSCKGIKVDPRKIEAVQSWPCPTTMTEIKSFLGLAGYYCWFIDGFSSIVAPLTRLTQKGAPFQWSDDCEASFHKLKTALTTTPVLVLPYGSGSYNVYCGASCVFLIYIQEIVRLHGMPISIVSDRGPQLISHLWRAVQSELGTRVELSIAFHQQTDEQSERAIQILKDILKACVIDFGGQWDILLPLAEFSYNNSYESSIEIAPFEALYGRRCHSPIRWFEPGKANLYGTDLVRDALEKVKLTQERLRTAKPRQKSYADQKARGLSFMVGEKVLLKVLPMKEIMRFWKNGKLSPRFIGSFEVLQLVWEVAYELALPPNLSSHVLDYSTVQPDESLGYEEEPVVIIDKQVRQLRSKKIATVKVQWRGQPVKKATWEAKEDMRNRYPHLFSTPGMILDMFKDERLFKRWRM; translated from the exons ATGGGGGAGCACGAGCggcatttgagagttgtgcttcagtCCTTGCGGGAACAAacgttatatgctaaattctccaagtgcgagttctggttagattcagtggcattcttggggaatgttgtatcatgcaagggtattaaggtagatcccaggaagattgaggcagtccaaagTTGGCCTTGTCCTACCACAATGACTGAGATCAAAAgtttcctggggttagcaggttattactGCTGGTTTATAgatggcttctcatctattgtagcacctttgactagattgacccagaagggtgctccattccaatggtctgatgattgcgaggcaagctttcataagctcaaaacagctttgactacaacaccggtgttagtgttgccttacGGTTCAGGGAGTTATAATGTGTATTGTGGCGCTTCATGTGTTTTCCTG atttacattcaagagattgttcggttgcatggtatgCCTATTTCCATCGTTTCAGATAGAGGACCTCAGCTCATTTCGCACTTATGGAGAGCAGTTCAGagcgagttgggtacccgggtagagctcagcatagcctttcatcaGCAGACTGACGAGCAGTCAGAGCGGGCAATTCAGATTCTGAAGGATATTCTCAAAGCATGTGTCATTGActtcggaggtcagtgggataTATTATTGcccttggccgagttttcttataataacagttatgaatccagcatcgagatagctccatttgaggctttatatggtcggcgatgtcattcgcccatcagatggtttgagcctggcAAGGCTaatttatatggtactgatttggtgagggatgccttggaaaaggtaaagttgactCAAGAGCGACTTCGCACTGCAAAgcccagacagaagagttacgcggatcagaaggcgcgtggtttatcatttatggtgggcgagaaggttctcttgaaagttttgcCGATGAAGGAGATCATGAGGTTCTGGAAGAATgggaagttgagcccaaggtttattggctcatttgaggtgttgcagctagtttgggaggttgcttatgagcttgctttgcctcccaacCTATC GTCGCACGTGCTAGATTATAGCACGGTACAGCCagatgagagtttgggttatgaagaagagccagttgttattattgataagcaggttcgccagttgaggtccaagaagattgcaacggtgaaggtccagtggaggggtcaaccagtcaagaaagcgacttgggaggccaaaGAGGACATGAGgaacagatatccacacctattcagcactccaggtatgattctagacatgttcaaggacgaacgtttgtttaagaggtggagaatgtaa